A single Triticum dicoccoides isolate Atlit2015 ecotype Zavitan chromosome 2A, WEW_v2.0, whole genome shotgun sequence DNA region contains:
- the LOC119354672 gene encoding tryptophan synthase beta chain 2-like gives MPEEEEALFHVGYRRKRRRRRFSGQTRGRGRHATGIYAYDHDHTHGLTLLMKMRTLSHEFVPDPIHAGGLRCHGMTPLISHVDELGFMEAMSIKQTECFEVL, from the exons ATGCCAGAGGAGGAAGAGGCGCTCTTCCATGTCGGCTACAggagaaagaggaggaggaggcgcttcTCCGGCCAGACCCGGGGTCGGGGCCGGCACGCCACAGGCATCTACGCCTACGACCACGACCACACGCACGGGCTGACGCTGCTGATGAAGATGCGTACCCTTAGCCACGAATTTGTCCCCGATCCCATCCATGCAG GTGGGCTTCGCTGCCATGGAATGACACCTCTGATCTCCCATGTAGATGAGCTCGGGTTCATGGAAGCCATGTCCATAAAGCAAACTGAGTGCTTCGAAG ttttgtag